One Vicinamibacterales bacterium DNA window includes the following coding sequences:
- a CDS encoding rhomboid family intramembrane serine protease yields the protein MFKRQTEGSVICTSCGTLVGVNDPVCYNCNRRNPGLWGYAPAFRRLGQDLGFVPLVLGGTITLYALSLLLSGAAIQPMLSPSTAVLVLLGSSGAVPVFELGRWWTVLTAGWLHAGILHIFFNAMWIRQLGPTVAELYGPGRMVIIYTLAGVVGFTFSSVAGHYVPFLGRLGGAQLSVGASAPIFGLLGALVYYGRRTGSRHVGEAGFQYALLLGVFGLFFAGVDNQAHLGGFIGGYLAGLLLDPLKPERIDHLVAGAACLLVTVIALIASVVTALPYLMR from the coding sequence GTGTTCAAGCGCCAGACCGAGGGCTCGGTCATCTGCACGTCGTGCGGCACGCTGGTCGGCGTCAACGACCCCGTCTGCTACAACTGCAACCGCCGCAATCCCGGGCTGTGGGGATACGCGCCGGCCTTCCGGCGCCTCGGCCAGGATCTGGGATTCGTGCCGCTCGTGCTCGGCGGCACCATCACGCTCTACGCGCTGTCGCTGCTCCTGTCGGGCGCCGCCATCCAGCCGATGCTCTCGCCGAGCACGGCCGTCCTGGTGTTGCTGGGATCCAGCGGGGCCGTGCCCGTCTTCGAGCTCGGGCGCTGGTGGACGGTGCTCACGGCGGGCTGGCTGCACGCCGGCATCCTCCACATCTTCTTCAACGCCATGTGGATCCGTCAGCTCGGGCCGACGGTCGCCGAACTCTACGGCCCCGGGCGGATGGTGATCATCTATACGCTGGCGGGCGTGGTGGGCTTCACGTTCAGCTCGGTGGCCGGCCACTACGTGCCGTTCCTCGGTCGCCTCGGCGGCGCGCAGTTGTCGGTGGGCGCCTCGGCGCCGATTTTCGGACTGCTGGGCGCACTCGTGTACTACGGGCGCCGGACCGGGAGCCGCCACGTCGGCGAGGCGGGCTTCCAGTACGCGCTGCTGCTGGGGGTGTTCGGGCTCTTCTTCGCCGGGGTGGACAACCAGGCCCACCTCGGGGGCTTCATCGGTGGATATCTCGCCGGCCTCCTGCTGGACCCGCTGAAGCCGGAGCGGATCGACCACCTGGTGGCCGGGGCCGCCTGCCTGCTGGTGACCGTGATCGCCCTCATCGCCTCGGTGGTGACAGCGCTGCCGTACTTGATGCGCTGA
- a CDS encoding TonB-dependent receptor has protein sequence MTRTSRILLALAAVWLLAVPGVYAQGGGASSTGSISGEVKDAQGGVLPGVTVSATSPAQIGTLTAVTNEAGIYRFPAVPPGEYSLNYELAGFGPVKRDGVRITLGFNAQVNVTLSVASLNETITVSGQSPVIDTSATRLQTNYDQERLASIPNARDMWSLLATTPSVTLNRVDVGGATMGTQTTYFAYGYSGQNRPLVEGINTTEGTSAAGFYLDYGSFEEVFIGAAANSAEMPNPGVLTQFVSKSGGNTPSVSFYYDMEDDGLQSRNLAADQVIPSVGAVIRPDGNRLASYKNTNIGIGGPVLKDRIWGFGAFLDQRNSVAAPPSGSFLDGTPFNTKLRNYTGKLTYQMNQNNKFIGYLQYGTKTQPNRTDSSNRLGAPIHITAASTVLQDSPSWVYKGEWNGTINQNMFAEFRAGQFGYNFGLNSNTGDTRYESLTTNQVIGGGRDWELRRRRNQFTGSLSYFKDNFLGGSHNVKVGGEYLDESGETLWNQAYANNVIHFVNGDLTGALSAVTPASVRLQNNADSLNALATSSAFVTDTWTVNRLTVNAGVRFDRYRVWLPEQSLAAGRFAEAQNFAERSSIVTFNHLVPRLGLSYDLMGDGKTVLKANAGRFYFNTGVNLADALNPNTANQYSDYVWNDLNGDRVFQPGEQGALETRFGGSSNVSLSPDLENAYTDEFSAFVERSVMADLGVRVGYVYKNDKNGWQQVNSLRPFSAYNVPVTVIDPGPDGITGSADDRSVSALNLDPTLLSASNQLVTNIDGYEGTYKTLEFSANKRYSNRWSALASFSYTWTNEFGNNYFSNRFGTAVSNFSFFGSYPGNPNEKTQNDYTNWNGKLSGTVNAGWGVNVTPVWKVQSGAPYARVFQVRLNYGNQLILADPIGDRRQDTVSVFDVRAEKQVRFASRAKAAVFVDLFNVFNSNTAVNINWRAGSSFEKATTVLGPRIAKFGVKFDW, from the coding sequence ATGACACGTACGAGCAGGATCCTGCTCGCCCTGGCAGCCGTCTGGCTGCTGGCCGTCCCTGGCGTCTACGCCCAGGGTGGCGGCGCGAGTTCCACTGGAAGCATCTCAGGAGAAGTCAAGGACGCCCAGGGCGGCGTGCTGCCGGGCGTGACGGTGTCGGCCACGAGCCCGGCCCAGATCGGAACCCTGACGGCCGTCACCAACGAAGCCGGCATCTACCGCTTTCCGGCGGTGCCTCCCGGCGAGTATTCCCTCAACTACGAGCTGGCGGGCTTCGGGCCCGTGAAGCGCGACGGCGTCCGCATCACGCTGGGCTTCAACGCCCAGGTGAACGTGACGCTCTCGGTGGCCTCGCTGAACGAGACGATCACGGTCAGCGGCCAGTCGCCCGTGATCGACACCTCGGCCACGCGCCTCCAGACCAACTACGACCAGGAGCGCCTGGCGTCCATCCCGAACGCCCGCGACATGTGGTCGCTCCTGGCGACCACGCCCTCGGTCACGCTGAACCGCGTGGACGTCGGCGGCGCCACCATGGGCACGCAGACCACCTACTTCGCCTACGGCTACTCCGGCCAGAACCGTCCCCTCGTCGAGGGGATCAACACGACCGAGGGCACGTCGGCGGCGGGCTTCTACCTCGACTACGGCTCGTTCGAGGAGGTGTTCATCGGCGCGGCGGCCAACTCGGCCGAGATGCCGAACCCGGGCGTCCTCACGCAGTTCGTCAGCAAGAGCGGCGGCAACACGCCCAGCGTGAGCTTCTACTACGACATGGAGGACGACGGCCTCCAGAGCCGCAACCTCGCGGCCGACCAGGTCATCCCCTCGGTGGGCGCGGTCATTCGCCCCGACGGCAACCGCCTGGCCAGCTACAAGAACACGAACATCGGCATCGGCGGCCCGGTCCTCAAGGACCGGATCTGGGGCTTCGGCGCGTTCCTCGACCAGCGCAACTCGGTCGCGGCGCCCCCGTCCGGCTCGTTCCTCGACGGCACGCCGTTCAACACGAAGCTGCGGAACTACACGGGCAAGCTGACCTACCAGATGAACCAGAACAACAAGTTCATCGGGTACCTGCAGTACGGCACCAAGACGCAGCCCAACCGCACCGACAGCAGCAACCGCCTCGGCGCCCCCATCCACATCACGGCGGCGTCCACGGTGCTGCAGGACTCGCCGAGCTGGGTCTACAAGGGCGAGTGGAACGGCACCATCAACCAGAACATGTTCGCGGAGTTCCGTGCCGGGCAGTTCGGCTACAACTTCGGCCTGAACAGCAACACCGGTGACACCCGCTACGAGTCGCTGACGACCAACCAGGTGATCGGCGGCGGCCGCGACTGGGAGCTGCGCCGCCGGCGCAACCAGTTCACGGGCTCGCTGAGCTACTTCAAGGACAACTTCCTCGGCGGGTCGCACAACGTCAAGGTCGGCGGCGAGTACCTCGACGAGTCGGGCGAGACGCTCTGGAACCAGGCCTACGCGAACAACGTGATCCACTTCGTCAACGGCGATCTGACGGGCGCGTTGTCGGCCGTGACGCCGGCGTCGGTCCGCCTGCAGAACAACGCCGACTCGCTCAACGCGCTGGCGACGAGCAGCGCCTTCGTGACCGACACGTGGACGGTCAACCGCCTCACGGTCAACGCGGGCGTCCGCTTCGACCGCTACCGCGTGTGGCTGCCCGAGCAGTCCCTGGCGGCCGGCCGCTTCGCCGAGGCGCAGAACTTCGCCGAGCGCTCCAGCATCGTGACGTTCAACCACCTGGTGCCGCGGCTCGGTCTCAGCTACGACCTCATGGGCGACGGCAAGACCGTGCTGAAGGCCAACGCCGGCCGCTTCTACTTCAACACCGGCGTGAACCTGGCCGACGCGCTCAACCCGAACACGGCGAACCAGTACAGCGACTACGTCTGGAACGACCTGAACGGCGACCGCGTGTTCCAGCCGGGCGAGCAGGGCGCGCTCGAGACCCGCTTCGGCGGCAGCTCGAACGTGTCGCTCTCGCCGGACCTCGAGAACGCCTACACCGACGAGTTCTCGGCCTTCGTCGAGCGGTCCGTGATGGCCGACCTCGGCGTGCGCGTCGGCTACGTCTACAAGAACGACAAGAACGGCTGGCAGCAGGTGAACTCGCTGCGTCCGTTCTCGGCCTACAACGTGCCCGTGACCGTGATCGATCCGGGCCCGGACGGCATCACCGGCAGCGCGGACGACCGGTCCGTGTCGGCGCTGAACCTCGATCCCACGCTGCTGTCGGCCTCGAACCAGCTCGTGACGAACATCGACGGCTACGAGGGCACCTACAAGACCCTCGAGTTTTCGGCCAACAAGCGGTACTCCAACCGGTGGTCGGCGCTCGCGTCGTTCTCGTACACCTGGACGAACGAGTTCGGCAACAACTACTTCAGCAACCGGTTCGGCACGGCCGTCTCGAACTTCTCGTTCTTCGGCAGCTATCCCGGCAACCCGAACGAGAAGACCCAGAACGACTACACCAACTGGAACGGCAAGCTGTCGGGCACGGTCAACGCCGGCTGGGGCGTCAACGTGACGCCGGTGTGGAAGGTGCAGAGCGGCGCGCCGTACGCGCGCGTCTTCCAGGTGCGCCTGAACTACGGCAACCAGCTGATCCTCGCCGATCCGATCGGCGACCGGCGGCAGGACACGGTGTCGGTGTTCGACGTCCGCGCCGAGAAGCAGGTCCGCTTCGCGAGCCGCGCGAAGGCCGCGGTGTTCGTGGACCTCTTCAACGTGTTCAACTCGAACACGGCCGTGAACATCAACTGGCGCGCCGGCTCGTCGTTCGAGAAGGCCACCACGGTGCTCGGACCGCGCATTGCGAAGTTCGGCGTGAAGTTCGACTGGTAG
- a CDS encoding LytTR family DNA-binding domain-containing protein — protein MTKIRAMVVDDEAMARERVVGMLRQEEDIELIGECSDGQQAVDAITQQKPDLVFLDVQMPACDGFGVIEKVGAEKMPAVVFVTAYDEYALKAFEVHAIDYLLKPFARERFQQTLEHARAHVERRRAGDLGKRLMALVQDIKPEPQRLDRLVVKSGGRVFFLKTEDIVWIEAAGNYVRLHLGEDSHLFRETMNGIEARLDPRRFVRIHRSRIVNSDRIKELQPWFNGEYVVVLQNGTRLTLSRGYREKLQERLGKPF, from the coding sequence ATGACGAAGATCCGAGCGATGGTGGTCGACGACGAGGCGATGGCGCGGGAGCGCGTCGTCGGCATGCTCCGGCAGGAAGAGGACATCGAGCTCATCGGCGAGTGCAGCGACGGCCAGCAGGCCGTGGACGCCATCACCCAGCAGAAGCCGGACCTCGTGTTCCTCGACGTCCAGATGCCGGCGTGCGACGGCTTCGGTGTCATCGAGAAGGTCGGCGCCGAGAAGATGCCGGCGGTCGTCTTCGTCACCGCGTACGACGAGTACGCGCTCAAGGCCTTCGAAGTGCACGCCATCGACTACCTGCTGAAGCCATTCGCGCGCGAGCGCTTCCAGCAGACCCTCGAGCACGCCCGCGCCCACGTGGAGCGGCGCCGGGCCGGCGACCTCGGCAAGCGCCTCATGGCGCTCGTGCAGGACATCAAGCCCGAGCCGCAGCGGCTCGATCGGCTCGTGGTGAAGTCGGGCGGTCGCGTCTTCTTCCTGAAGACCGAGGACATCGTGTGGATCGAGGCGGCCGGCAACTACGTCCGTCTGCACCTGGGCGAGGACTCCCACCTGTTCCGGGAGACCATGAACGGCATCGAAGCCCGCCTGGATCCACGCCGCTTCGTCCGCATCCACCGATCGCGCATCGTCAACAGCGACCGGATCAAGGAACTGCAGCCCTGGTTCAACGGCGAGTACGTGGTGGTGCTGCAGAACGGCACGCGCCTCACCCTCAGCCGGGGATACCGCGAGAAGCTCCAGGAGCGCCTCGGGAAGCCGTTCTAG
- a CDS encoding sensor histidine kinase, which produces MTTRSVEVPFRYVLGVATVLGFFSAFQAFYYVSTYAPPSRQDPFGLLLALNLSFWYSWAVLTPGIVWLARRFPLERRSLARSVPVHVCGVFVAILLHVSLVTAGRAGIMLAFGMPQGTLAAEFRRMFFLNFDWEMLGYWAIIGLTHALAYHSEARSRALATAHLETRLVEAQLQTLQRQIQPHFLFNTLNSISALMHRDVDAADAMLVRLGDLLRQAIETGDVQEVALSHELDFLRNYVAIEQARFQDRLTVNFEIEPGTEDCSVPNFLLQPLVENSIRHGIGPRAGPGQVWVRASRAGEVLRLEVRDDGVGMDAAQLSDLEHGVGLSNTRSRLVHLYGSRHHFSVSSPAEGGLSVRIDLPVEEPAREASAMELMSEGAA; this is translated from the coding sequence ATGACGACCCGCTCCGTTGAGGTCCCCTTCCGATACGTCCTTGGCGTGGCGACGGTGCTCGGCTTCTTCTCGGCGTTCCAGGCGTTCTACTACGTCTCGACCTACGCCCCGCCGTCCCGGCAGGATCCGTTCGGGCTGTTGTTGGCCCTCAACCTGTCCTTCTGGTACAGCTGGGCCGTCCTCACGCCGGGCATCGTATGGCTGGCCCGACGGTTCCCGCTCGAGCGCCGCTCGCTCGCGCGCAGCGTGCCCGTGCACGTGTGCGGGGTGTTCGTCGCGATCCTGCTCCACGTGTCGCTCGTGACGGCGGGCCGCGCCGGCATCATGCTGGCCTTCGGCATGCCGCAGGGCACGCTGGCCGCCGAGTTCCGCCGGATGTTCTTCCTGAACTTCGACTGGGAGATGCTGGGCTACTGGGCCATCATCGGCCTCACCCACGCCCTGGCCTACCACTCCGAGGCCCGCTCGCGCGCCCTGGCGACCGCCCATCTCGAGACCCGCCTGGTGGAGGCCCAGCTCCAGACCCTCCAGCGGCAGATCCAGCCCCATTTCCTGTTCAACACGCTGAATTCCATCTCGGCGCTCATGCACCGCGACGTGGACGCCGCCGACGCCATGCTCGTCCGGCTGGGGGACCTGCTGCGGCAGGCCATCGAAACCGGGGACGTCCAGGAGGTGGCCCTCTCGCACGAGCTGGACTTCCTGCGCAACTACGTCGCCATCGAACAAGCGCGCTTCCAGGATCGTCTCACCGTCAACTTCGAGATCGAGCCGGGCACCGAGGACTGCTCGGTGCCCAACTTCCTGCTGCAGCCGCTCGTCGAGAACTCCATCCGCCACGGCATCGGTCCCAGGGCCGGTCCAGGCCAGGTGTGGGTCCGAGCGAGCCGCGCGGGCGAGGTGCTCCGTCTCGAGGTGCGGGACGACGGCGTGGGCATGGATGCCGCCCAGCTGTCCGATCTCGAACACGGCGTGGGGTTGTCGAACACGCGCTCGCGTCTGGTCCACCTCTACGGCAGCCGGCACCACTTCTCGGTGTCGAGCCCGGCCGAGGGGGGGCTCTCGGTGCGAATCGACCTGCCGGTGGAGGAACCCGCCCGGGAGGCGAGTGCGATGGAGCTGATGTCGGAGGGCGCGGCATGA
- the glgB gene encoding 1,4-alpha-glucan branching protein GlgB, protein MTRPPTLAASDVEALAAGWHHDPFAVLGPHATGDGHVVVRALRPRAREVILVEPGSGTGHEMRRIHPDGVFEVVLDGTVAPDYRLRVVEGGGDPIEIDDPYRYGPVFGEIDAHLLAEGTHYAAYDALGARVRAHGGTPGVHFAVWAPNARRVSVVGDFNGWHGRTHPMRLVTNAGVWEIFMPGLGPGPRYKFEVLDASGTVVQKADPYGRAFETPPDTASVVWQSAYAWQDAEWTASRASRSDTAPMSVYEVHLGSWRRADGGTRPMTYRELAETLVPYVADLGFTHVELLPVMEHPFTGSWGYQVIGFFAPTSRFGTPDDFKYFVDACHRRGIGVLLDWVPGHFPKDAHGLARFDGTALYEHADPRQGEHRDWGTLVFNYGRHEVKTFLLSSTLYWLREYHVDGLRVDAVASMLYLDYSRGHGQWVPNQYGGRENLDAVEFLRHLTSLVRAECPGVLMMAEESTSWPGVTRDVHLGGLGFTHKWNMGWMHDMLDYCAHDPVFRKWHHDRITFSLLYAFSERYLLPFSHDEVVHGKRSMLSKMPGDVWQKHATLRTLLGYMFVHPGRKLLFMGVEIGQWHEWNHDGELDWPVLGDARHAGLQRWVRDLNHAYRALAPLWADDQSPAGFSWIDCHDHENSVVSLLRRDPRTGGWAAAVANFTPVPRSGYQLGVPQGGRWVERLNSDAEAYGGSGMGNGGAAHAEDVPRHGQAHTLTLAVPPLGFLLLEPATA, encoded by the coding sequence ATGACGCGCCCGCCCACGCTCGCGGCCTCCGACGTCGAGGCCCTCGCCGCCGGATGGCACCACGATCCGTTCGCCGTCCTCGGTCCCCACGCCACCGGCGACGGTCACGTGGTGGTCCGCGCGCTCCGTCCGCGGGCTCGCGAGGTGATCCTCGTCGAGCCGGGCTCCGGGACGGGGCACGAGATGAGGCGGATCCATCCCGACGGCGTGTTCGAGGTGGTCCTGGACGGGACCGTCGCGCCCGACTACCGGCTCCGTGTCGTCGAGGGCGGCGGCGACCCGATCGAGATCGACGATCCGTACCGCTACGGTCCCGTGTTCGGCGAGATCGACGCGCACCTGCTGGCCGAGGGCACCCACTACGCAGCCTACGACGCGCTCGGCGCGCGCGTGCGCGCCCACGGCGGCACGCCCGGCGTCCACTTCGCGGTCTGGGCGCCCAATGCGAGGCGCGTGAGCGTCGTCGGCGACTTCAACGGCTGGCACGGGCGCACGCATCCCATGCGCCTCGTGACGAATGCCGGCGTCTGGGAGATCTTCATGCCGGGCCTGGGGCCCGGTCCCCGCTACAAGTTCGAGGTGCTGGACGCGTCCGGCACCGTCGTGCAGAAGGCCGACCCCTACGGCCGCGCGTTCGAGACGCCGCCCGACACCGCGTCGGTCGTCTGGCAGAGCGCGTACGCCTGGCAGGACGCCGAGTGGACGGCGTCCAGGGCCTCGCGCTCCGACACGGCGCCGATGTCGGTGTACGAGGTGCACCTCGGCTCGTGGCGGAGGGCGGACGGCGGCACGCGGCCGATGACCTACCGCGAACTGGCCGAGACGCTCGTGCCGTACGTGGCCGACCTGGGCTTCACGCACGTCGAGCTGCTGCCGGTGATGGAGCATCCCTTCACGGGCTCGTGGGGCTACCAGGTGATCGGCTTCTTCGCGCCGACCAGCCGCTTCGGTACGCCGGACGACTTCAAGTACTTCGTCGACGCATGCCACCGCCGTGGCATCGGCGTGCTGCTCGACTGGGTGCCCGGCCACTTCCCGAAGGACGCGCACGGCCTGGCGCGCTTCGACGGCACCGCGCTGTACGAGCATGCCGACCCCAGGCAGGGCGAGCACCGCGACTGGGGCACGCTGGTGTTCAACTACGGCCGACACGAGGTGAAGACGTTCCTGCTGAGCAGCACCCTCTACTGGCTGCGCGAATATCACGTGGACGGGCTCCGCGTGGATGCCGTCGCGTCGATGCTGTACCTGGACTACTCGCGCGGCCACGGACAGTGGGTGCCGAACCAGTACGGCGGCCGCGAGAACCTGGACGCCGTGGAGTTCCTGCGGCACCTCACCAGCCTCGTCCGCGCCGAGTGCCCGGGCGTGCTGATGATGGCGGAGGAGTCCACGTCGTGGCCGGGCGTCACCCGCGACGTCCACCTGGGCGGCCTCGGCTTCACGCACAAGTGGAACATGGGCTGGATGCACGACATGCTCGACTACTGCGCCCACGACCCGGTGTTCCGGAAGTGGCACCACGACCGCATCACGTTCTCGCTGCTGTATGCGTTCAGCGAGCGCTACCTCCTGCCGTTCTCCCACGACGAGGTCGTGCACGGCAAGCGGTCCATGCTGTCGAAGATGCCCGGTGACGTCTGGCAGAAGCACGCCACGCTCCGGACGCTGCTCGGCTACATGTTCGTGCACCCCGGCAGGAAGCTCCTCTTCATGGGCGTCGAGATCGGCCAGTGGCACGAGTGGAATCACGACGGCGAGCTCGACTGGCCCGTGCTCGGCGACGCGCGCCACGCCGGCCTGCAGCGCTGGGTGCGCGACCTCAATCACGCCTATCGCGCGTTGGCGCCGCTCTGGGCCGACGACCAGTCGCCGGCCGGGTTCTCGTGGATCGACTGCCACGACCACGAGAACAGCGTGGTCTCGCTCCTGCGTCGCGACCCGCGGACCGGCGGGTGGGCGGCCGCCGTCGCCAACTTCACCCCCGTGCCGCGCTCCGGCTACCAGCTCGGCGTGCCCCAGGGCGGCCGGTGGGTGGAGCGCCTGAACAGCGACGCCGAGGCGTACGGCGGCAGTGGCATGGGCAATGGCGGCGCGGCGCACGCGGAGGACGTCCCGCGCCACGGTCAGGCGCATACGCTGACGCTCGCCGTGCCGCCGCTCGGCTTCCTCCTGCTCGAGCCAGCGACGGCCTGA
- a CDS encoding peptidylprolyl isomerase, which produces MTPGLYARVSTTAGDFTIRLFEKETPKTVANFVGLAEGTMEWTDPATRAKAARPFYDGLIFHRVIPDFMIQGGCPMGNGMGGPGYQFEDEFAQGLKHDRPGILSMANAGPNTNGSQFFITLVPTPWLDNRHSVFGEVVEGMDVVQAIGAAKTGRQDRPVTDIAIQTVKIERVA; this is translated from the coding sequence ATGACACCTGGACTGTATGCACGCGTCTCGACGACGGCCGGCGACTTCACGATCCGCCTCTTCGAGAAGGAGACGCCCAAGACCGTCGCCAACTTCGTCGGGCTCGCCGAGGGCACCATGGAGTGGACCGATCCGGCCACGCGCGCGAAGGCCGCGCGTCCGTTCTACGACGGCCTGATCTTCCACCGCGTGATTCCGGACTTCATGATTCAGGGCGGCTGTCCGATGGGGAACGGAATGGGCGGGCCGGGCTACCAGTTCGAGGACGAGTTCGCGCAGGGCCTCAAGCACGACCGGCCCGGCATCCTGTCGATGGCCAACGCAGGCCCGAACACCAATGGCAGCCAGTTCTTCATCACCCTCGTGCCGACGCCCTGGCTCGACAACCGGCATTCGGTGTTCGGCGAGGTCGTCGAGGGGATGGACGTCGTGCAGGCCATCGGCGCAGCCAAGACGGGCCGGCAGGATCGGCCCGTGACCGACATCGCCATCCAGACCGTGAAGATCGAGCGCGTGGCCTAG
- a CDS encoding aminotransferase class I/II-fold pyridoxal phosphate-dependent enzyme, giving the protein MTALLGAVGGGAPAVAAASRGALAATKFDFDTPYNRFGTHSIKYDSIIRQYGKDSIQVGMGIADMDFREAPAVTKALMDRMQHENWGYLDMPPEFAEGVIAWNKKHYGVTIPPENLIITMGVHPGIIATLKTFSPVGTKVLLTTPTYNGFYGDLRATQTIAEEVLLKKSPDGRFSFDFDQFEKQISVDTNTFILCNPQNPTGNCWSADDMLRIGEICLKHRVVVLADEIHCDFVAKGQKYTPFASLPNKAVVDNSITFKAASKSFGLAAHKTAWFYSTNKDYLDRIKVNHRADLNTLGIIANMGAYTPEGEEWQAQCVEYIDGNTSFATDFVNAKLPGVKAVKPQGTYLMWLDFTEFSKRINTEAMAADYNRTKPANAPSLSKEQMLERYLVKNARVHLNSGQSYGKGSDNYMRMNVATSRKTIELALTNLAGALNKSTSML; this is encoded by the coding sequence ATGACCGCGCTGCTCGGTGCCGTCGGCGGCGGGGCGCCGGCCGTGGCGGCCGCCTCCCGGGGCGCGCTGGCGGCGACGAAGTTCGACTTCGACACGCCGTACAACCGCTTCGGCACGCACTCGATCAAGTACGACTCGATCATCCGCCAGTACGGCAAGGATTCGATCCAGGTCGGCATGGGCATCGCCGACATGGACTTCCGCGAAGCGCCGGCCGTGACCAAGGCGCTGATGGATCGCATGCAGCACGAGAACTGGGGCTATCTCGACATGCCGCCCGAGTTCGCCGAGGGCGTCATCGCCTGGAACAAGAAGCACTACGGCGTGACGATTCCTCCGGAGAACCTCATCATCACGATGGGCGTGCACCCCGGCATCATCGCCACCCTGAAGACGTTCTCGCCCGTCGGCACGAAGGTCCTGCTGACCACGCCGACCTACAACGGGTTCTACGGCGACCTGCGGGCCACGCAGACGATCGCCGAGGAAGTGCTGCTGAAGAAGTCGCCCGACGGGCGGTTCTCGTTCGATTTCGATCAGTTCGAGAAGCAGATCAGCGTCGACACGAACACCTTCATCCTCTGCAACCCCCAGAACCCGACCGGCAACTGCTGGAGCGCGGACGACATGCTGCGGATCGGCGAGATCTGCCTGAAGCACCGCGTCGTCGTGCTGGCCGACGAGATCCACTGCGACTTCGTGGCCAAGGGGCAGAAGTACACGCCGTTCGCCAGCCTGCCGAACAAGGCCGTGGTGGACAACAGCATCACGTTCAAGGCGGCCAGCAAGTCGTTCGGCCTCGCGGCGCACAAGACCGCGTGGTTCTACTCGACCAACAAGGACTACCTCGACCGGATCAAGGTCAACCACCGCGCCGACCTCAACACGCTCGGCATCATCGCCAACATGGGCGCCTACACGCCCGAGGGCGAGGAGTGGCAGGCGCAGTGCGTCGAGTACATCGACGGCAACACGAGCTTCGCGACCGACTTCGTGAACGCCAAGCTTCCCGGGGTGAAGGCCGTCAAGCCGCAGGGCACGTACCTCATGTGGCTCGACTTCACCGAGTTCTCGAAGCGCATCAACACCGAGGCCATGGCCGCCGACTACAACCGCACCAAGCCGGCCAACGCGCCCTCGCTCAGCAAGGAACAGATGCTCGAGCGCTATCTGGTGAAGAACGCGCGCGTGCACCTGAACTCGGGCCAGTCCTACGGGAAGGGCAGCGACAACTACATGCGCATGAACGTCGCCACGTCGCGCAAGACCATCGAACTGGCGCTCACGAACCTGGCCGGCGCGCTGAACAAGTCCACCAGCATGCTCTAG